Below is a genomic region from Actinomadura sp. NAK00032.
CCGCACGAGGACGCCCCGGCCCCGGCACCCGAACCGGCGCGCACCACCGACGCCGGCCACCACGCGGGCTCGCCGCACGAAGGCGTTCCCACCGGCCAGGCGACCACGCCCGTCCCCGACCAGACCGGCGCACACGGCACGGACCTCCCCCGCCGGACCCCCGCACCGTCCGAAAGCCTCCTGGGCCAACCGGGCACCAACCCCACGCCGGAACCTCCCCTAGGCGGCCCGACCGGCGACCACAACCTCCCCCAGCCGGAGAGCCCCCTGCCCGGCCCGACCAGCGGGGAAAGCGGCGGGCTCACGCCCCCGCAGCCGGGAAGCTCCCCGCCCGGCCCGGCCGATACCCCCGCCCCGCTCGCTGCGGAGAGCGGCGGATTCCCGATGCCACCGCAGGACGCCCCTCTGCCCGGCCCGGCCGGTGCGGAAAGCAGCGAACCCGCGCACCCGGAGAGCCCCCTGCCCGGCCCGCACGTCCCCGCCCCGCCCGGCGGAGAGAGCGGCGAACCCCCGCGCCCGCAGCCGGAGAGCACCCCGCCCGGCGGGGAGAGCGGCGGATTCGCCATGCCATCGCAGGACGGCCCTCCGCCCGGCCTGTCGCCCGCACCGGACGCACCCGCCGCTCCGCCCGCCGAGGTGGCGCCCCCGCCGCCGCATGACCTCCCGAGTCGTCCAGTGGACGCACCCGGCGCGCCCTTCGCCGACACCGGCGGCCACACCATGCCGCCGGAAGCTCCCCTGAGCGGCCCGACCGACGCGCCCGCTGCACCGGTCACCGGTACCGGCGGTCACGCCACCCCGCCGCCGGAGAGTCTTCTGGGCGGCCCGACCGGCGGGTCCCCGGTCCCACCGCCTGGCGAGTCGACCGGGACGCCCTCACCTGGTGAGGCGCCAGGGCGTCCGGCCGACGCGCCTCCGTCACCGCCGACCGGCCCTCTCGCGCCCCCCACCGGGGATGGCGGCGGGCTTCCGGGGACGGGTGCCCCGAGCGGGTTCGGCGAGGCGGGGGCCGGCGCGCCCGGCGGCGTTCCGGCTCAAGACGGGCCGTCCAGCGGACGGGACGCGGGCGCCGAATCCCCGTACGGCGACTTCGGTTCGGCCGACGTACCGGCTGCGCGGCCGGTCGAGCCCGTGCCGCCGGCCGTGCCGGGCGAAGGCGAAGCGGAGGCGCCGGGAGCGCGCGGCCTGCGGGCCGTCGCGGAGCCCGAGCCAGAGCCCGAGCCGGCGTTCGAGCCCGGGAACCGGATCGACCAGGAGCTCTACGAGGCCGCGTCGAGCGGCGACTCCGACGCGTTCCTGCGGGTGCTGCTCAACGCCAACGTGCTCGTCCCCATCCCGGACGAGGCGCCGCTCGAGGTGACGCCCATACAGCGCGAGTTCCGCTGGGACGCGGCGCTGCGCGACGCGTCGTCCGTGCGGGTGTTCACGTCGCTGGTGCGGCTGCGCGAGGTGCTGCCCGAGTCCCGGTTCGTGTACGCCGACTTCCGCGAGCTGATCGGCGCGTGGCCCCGCGAGGACTGGGCGATGCTGCTCAACCCGGGGACGCGCATCGGGGCCTCGCTGCAGGGCGGCCAGGTGCGGGCGCTCAGCGAGTGGGCGGTGCGGGTCGGTCTCGTCCCGGCACGGCCCGAGGTTCCGCTGCTGCCGCCGCCGCGACCGGAGCCGGAGCCCGAACCGGAGCCGGAACCGGCACGCCTGCCGTCCGACCTGGACGACCGCGTCTCGTCCCCCACCATCATGCAGAAGGTCGTCCCGCACGGGCTCGTCTCCTGGTACCTGGAGCAGGGCTACGACCGGGTCGGCGGGTTCGTGCACTCCACCGGCGACGTCGCCGAGCTGCAGACGCCCGGCCAGCTGTACGAGACGCTGGGGCTGCTGTACGACGGCTCGCCGTTCTCGCCCGCCGACGACGGCGTGTACGTCATCCGGTGGCCCGCCTACTGCCCCAGCCTGTACCGGGTCCCCTTCGGCGGACGCGACGAGGCGGAACTGGCCGCGTGGGGCGAGTCGGGCTGGGTCATCGAGCGGCCGCCGTTCCTGGGCGGCGGTTTCGCCCCGGGAAGCGCCGGCTCCATCCGCGAGTACAAGGTGGACAGCGCCCGCCTCCCGTACGGCGCGGAGATGTACTACCTCGGCCGCGACCGGACCGAGCGGTTCGTGGCGATGTACGACCCCGACCGGCTCGCCTGGCTGCGGCCGGAGGGGAGCCCCGAGGGCGGCGACGGACGGACGGAGGCCGTGCAGTGATCCGGGACGGTTATGTCGCGCGCTGGCTCGGCCGCGACTTCGAGGCCGCGCCGGGCGCCGACGGCGAGGTCAGACTGTACGCACCGGGCCCGACGGACGGTTTCGAGGAGCTGCGGCCCGGCCGGTACCGCCGGATCGTCCCCGCGTCCGAGATCGAGGACCTCCGGTACGTCCGGACGACCTGCCGCTGGCGCGGCGAGCGGTTCGCCATCGTCGGCGAGCACGAGAACTGGCTGCGCGTCGAGTACACGGGAGGACGGGCCCCCGTCGCCGAGAACCTGGGCCTCGACCGCATCGACCAGGGCGTCTGGCAGGCGTGGGCCCCCGGCACCGAGGTCGAGGACGTCCGAGAAGAGATGATCTAACCCGCGACGGGGTTGATTTGGCCCGCGGATGCGTGTTCGCTTGACTGTCGAGGCGACCCCTCGGGCTGTGCATATCGGACACGGGCGCTCAACGGCGACGCAACGGAGGTGCTGCGGCAGTGATCTGCCGATCGGCGATCAAACCGGTGTTCATCGGTCTCGGCACGGCGGCCGTCCTCGCCGCCGGCGGCGCCTCCGCCGTAGCCGCCACCGAAGCTCCCTCACCGTCCACGCCTGGCTCAACCTCGCCCTCCACCTCCGAACCGGCCACCACGGGGAAGCTCGAGGTCAGCGTCAGTCCTGCCACTGCGACGGCGAAGCCTGGCGACAAAGTCACCGTGCTGACTCACATCAAAGCGGTGGACGGCAACGTTTCCGGCATCAAGGTCGAGAGCATCGTCGCGACGCCAGAGTCAGCGGATGCAACAGTCGAGGGTGAGTGCGCCACTGGCTGCGAACTCGGGGCGCTCGCTACCGGTGAAGAGCCCCCCAAGGATGTTGCGGATGTTGAGTCGAAGGTGTCCGTCCCCAAGTCCACTAAGAAAACGGTGACCGTGACGGTCACCGTGACCGTGAGCGCAACAAGTCTGACGAAGCAGACTCCGCAGTCCAAGCTCACCTTCATCGTGCCGGAGCAGTCCGCTACCCCTACACCAACCAAGACACCAACAAAGAAGCCGACGGAGAAGCCGTCGCGGACGCCGTCGAAGCCGTCGCCTACTCCTACGAAGTCGTCCGGGACGAGTGGGAGCAGCGGGTCCGGGAGCAGTGGGTCGGGGTCCGGGGGCGGCGGGTCGTCGTCGAGCGGGGCGGGCGGGTATGTGCCGCCGTCGCCGAACTCCTCGTTCAGCCCCAGGAACCCTCAGGTGGCGCTGCCGCCCATCCAGGCGCCGAACCCTTCCGTCGCGCCGAGTCCGGTGCCCGGGGCGGGGACGCCGCAGAGCCGGTTGCAGGGGAACAAGGCGCCCGTCGCTCAGGACATCACGTTCGAGCGGATGGCGAGCACGCAGATCGCCTGGCTGGCCGCCCTGATGGTCGCGTTCTCGCTGCTGCTGACGCAGTTGCGGCTCGGACGGCGCCGCGTGCCCGCCGGGGCCGCCGCCAAGCGCCCGAAGGGAACGCACCGGCGCCCGCGCCGCGGCATGTTCGGCAAGTGATCAGCGGGGATTGCCCCGCCACCTCCACCGGAAGGCCCGCGCGGGGCCTTTTGCCGCCGATCTCCTCGATCATCCTGTCGATCCGATTCCGCATGCCTTAGGCTGGCTAACCGTCTAGTCGGAAGCGAAGTCAAGGATCTTGACAGAATGACCGATTTACTGGAATCCCCCGCAGCCGCTCTCGAACGCGAGCCGGTGCCGCCGCTCGACCTCGCCGGCACCGGCGGCACCTCCGGGGAGGGAAGCCGATGAGCCAGGGCGGCGAAGGAACCGAGACCCGGCACGACCCGCAGCGGCTCCTGGCCGCGGCGACGCATCTGGACTCCTTCAGCGACCGGGCGAAGAAGACCAAGGCCTTCGCCGACGCGGCGAAGACCGTCAGCGGCCACGAGTGGGGCCTCGTCGGTGCCGCGTTCTCGGTGAACTACGGGCAGGCCGCCGAGAGCGCCTGCGACCACATCGACATGATCGCCACGTTCCTCGCGGACGCCGAGAAGGCGATGACCGCGACCGCGCGCAACTACGCCGCGGCGAACGAGGCGATCCTCGGCAAGCTCCGGCTACTTGAGCAGGACCTGCCCGGGATCCGTCCCGCCTAGTCCGGCCCCGCCTCAGCCTCAGAGAGGATCCGTCACATGGGGTACGAGTTATTCGGCGATACGAGCGAATCCCTCAAGAAGAACGCGCCGGGAGTCGCGCAAGGCGTCAACATGTGGAAGCACGGACAGGCGGGTGACCTGGCGACGATCGGGGCGGACATCGCCGACCTCGGAGTCACCGGGTTGTTCGCATATCTGGACCCGCTCGGTGCACTGGTCGGCGCCGGGGTCGGATTCCTCATCGACTGGGTGAAGCCGCTGCACGACATGCTCACCTGGGTGACCGGGGACGCCGACAAGATAGGCGAGCATCGTGACCAGTGGCAGGCGGCCCAGCGAGACCTCGTGAAACTGGCCGACGAGATGAGCGGCACTCTCAAGGCCGACCTCGCGACCTGGGCGGGGCCGGCCAGTGCCGCCGCCAAGCAGCGGCTCGACGCGTTCATCGAGGGCACGCGCGATACCGCCAAGGAGATCGGGAACATCGATGCCATCCTCGCGCTCAGTGCGGCGCTGATGGACACGGCGATGTCGCTCATCAAGGACCTGATCTCGCAGTTCGTGGAATGGCTGATCATCACCTGGCTGGCCGCGCAGGCGGCGGCGATCCCGACGCTGGGCGCCTCGGAGGCGGCGGCGGGGGCCGCGACCGCCGGGGAGGCGGCGGTCGCCACCTCGCGCGGCGCCCGGATCCTGCAGAAGGTCATGGCGATCATCCGCAAGCTCCAGGCCGTGCTCGCCAAGGTGATGAAGGCGCTGAAGGACATGAAGGCGAAATCGTTCTGGAAGCTCACGGGCAAGGGCGGGAACACCGCTCTCGGCCCCGGCGGGTTCGGCCGGGGGCTCGTGGGGAGCGGCCGGGAGGCCCGCACCGCGCTGGGTGGACGCGACGGTCACACGCTCCCCTTCGGGAACGCCTACGACCCACGGGCGCCCGCCGCCGCGAGCGGAATCAAGATCGCGGGTGGCATCGCACAGGGAGAAGAGGACGACACCAGCAACGTCCCGTCCACCGAAGAGATCAACCAGAAGCTGAACATCCGGGCCGATCCCTAGGGTTCCGGGGGCGCGTGGGGCCGGGGCCGGGCGGCCCGCGCAGCGAGCCGGACCAGGCGCAGCAGCGGGACGAACACGACGAAGAAGGCCGCGATGCCGACCGGGAACACCAGCATCTGCACCAGGACCGAATACCTCGGCGTCCCCCGCTCGACCGTCACGGAGGCCTGGCCCGACTTGCTTCCGGTGGTCTTGCGGATCTCGAAGGCGATCGTGCCGTGGGGACGCGTGAGCGTCTTGAGCTCACCGGCCCTGGAGACGGTCGAATCGACGGGGGCGGCGGCGCCGCGCGGATCCTCGAGACCGCACTGGTACATGAGCCATCCGGTCGCCGGATCCCGTGTGCAGGTGCGGACGATGCCGGTACCCGAGGCGATGGTCCCCTCGCCGTTGTTCACCAGTGCGAAGCCGGCCACTCCCGTTTCCAGCGCGAAGGCGAAGGCGGGAATCGCGCAGATGACCTTGACGATGGTCGGCGGCCGCTCCAGGAGAAGGGCTAATCGGCGACGCCTGCGGGCACGGTTCCTTGCTTTTCTGTTCCTGGTCACCATGGCCGAATTCCAGATTCGGGCCGACCGCCGGAAGCGGCTCCGGCCGCGTGGTGGGCGGAGGACGAGGCGAGTGTACAGACACCGCCTCCGGCGCGAAATGCGCCACCGGTCCACGGAGTGACGCCATTCGCGCATGGGTCAGGATCTGGTCAGGGCGTAGCAGGCTATTGCGGCGGCGGCTACGACGTTGAGGGAGTCGACGCCGCGTTCCTGTGCCGTTTCGTTCATGGGGATGCGGACGCGGTGGTCGGCCTGGTGCAGCCAGCGGGACGACAGGCCGTCGCCTTCGGAGCCGAGGAGGAGGGCCCGGCGGTCGGCGGGTTTCAGGTCGTCGATGGGTTCGGCGTCGGGGGCGGGGGTCAGGGCCAGGAGCTGGAAGCCCGCGTCGCGGATCAGGGACAGGTCGTTGTGCCAGTCGGTCATGCGGGCGTACGGGAGGGCGAACACGGCGCCCATGGAGACCTTCACCGAGCGCCGGTAGAGGGGGTCGGCGCAGCGCGGGGCGAGGACGGCGGCGTCCACGCCCAGGGCCGCCGCGCAGCGGAAGATCGCCCCGATGTTGGTGTGGTCGACGATGTCCTCGCAGATGACGACGCGGCGGGCGGCGGCGAGGACGTCCGCGACCGGGGGCAGCGGGAGGCGTTCGAGGGAGGCCAGGGCGCCGCGGTGCACCGGGAAGCCGGTGACCGACTCCATGGCGGCGTCGTCGGTGACGTAGACGGGGGCGTCCAGGTCCGCCAGGACGTCGGCGAGCGGGTCGGCCCAGCGGCGCGCCATCAGGAGGGAGCGGACGGGGTGGCCGGCGGCGATCGCGCGGCGGATCACCTTCTCGCCCTCGGCGATGAACAGGCCGTGCTCGGCCTCCAGGCTCTTGCGCAGGTTCACGTCGCGGAGCCGGACGTAGTCGGCGAGGCGCGGATCGGTGGGATCCGGGACGGGGATGAGGTCGGCCATGCCCTCAAGTCTGCCGTCCCGGACGGCCGGATCCGGTCGCCGCGGCCGGGGTTTCGCGTCTGTTCGTACCGCCGTCGTCGCGGTCCGTGATGCTCGGGGGCGATGCCAGGTTCGTCGGGACATACGGTGATGACCTGCGTCATTATCACTTTTGAGTTCTTTGTAACCTCTCGTTCGTACTACTACAGTGCCGGGGAACATCGGCGGGTTTCTGGTGAATCGAGGGCAGGCCATGAGCGGACGTCATCGCAATGACTTCCCTGACGGGGCGGACGGCGGCTACGACCCGTCCAGGCCAGTCTTCGGTCCGGCCAACGACGGGTCGTCCGATTGGTTCGGCGCGCGGGACAGCCAGGGCGCACCGCTCTCCCAGCCCCAGGCCGGGCCGCAGGGCGCGCCGCCCGGCGCGTCGGGCGAGACGCCCGAGTGGTTCACGCCCCGGCAGTCGTCGGAGGAGCCGGTCTACGGGGCCGGCGGGTTCGGCGGCGCGTCCGACGCGGGCGGCTACGGGCTAGGACGGTCCGGCGGTTACCCGCAGAGCGAGGTTTCCGGGGGTTACCCGGGCCGGGAACCGTCCGGCGGGTATCCGCAGGGTGAGCCGCGGTCGTCGTCCCCGAAGGGGCCGCCGCGCGAGTCCTCCCCGCTGGCGGGCACCGGATACAGCGAGTACGACGCGATCCGCAGTTCGGACGGCGGCCCGTCGGGGTTCTTCGGCGGCGGGTCCGGCTCGTCGAGCGGATCGGGAGGCTCCGGCGGGTCCGGTGGTTACGGCGGCGGGTCGGGCGGCTACGACAGCGGGTCCGGCGGCTATGACAGCGGGTCCGGCGGCTACGAGTACGGGCGCCGCAAGCGCAAGCGCAGCGCGACCGCGCTGATCGGGCCGATGGCCGGGGCCGTGGGCCTCGCGCTGCTGCTCGGCGTCGGCGTCTACGCGTTCGCCGAGAGCGGCGGCGGCTGCTCCGGCGACGACGCGATGAACCTGTCGGTCGCGGCGGCGCCGGACATCGCGCCCGTCGTGGAGAAGGCCGCCGGACGCTTCAACGACGGCAAGCACAAGGTCGACGGCACGTGCGTCAAGGCGACGGTGAAGAAGGTCGAGCCGTCGGCGGTGACGCCGCTGCTGTCCGGGCAGGCCGTGTCGAACGGGTCCAACGAGCGGCCGGACGTGTGGATCCCCGACTCGTCCCTGTGGGTCTCGCTGGCCCAGTCGAGCGCCGAGGGCGACGACAAGGGCGCCGTGGTGTCCACCAAGACCTCGCTGGCGAAGAGCCCGATCGTGGTGGGGCTGCCGCAGTCGCTCGCCCTGCAATTGAAGAAGCAGGGCATCACCGCCAGCCCGTCCTGGGACAACCTGCTGAAGGCGGCGGGCGGCGTCGCCGGCGGCGCGGTGACCAAGAACCAGATGATCCCGGCCGGCGCGGTGCGGCTGGTCGTGCCGGACCCGATGAAGAACGCGGCGGGCATGGGCTCGCTCATGGTCACCAGCATGCTGCTGGCCAACGACCCGAACCGCGACTCGATCTTCACCGGCATCGTCCGGACGGTCCGCGAGAGCACGGTCCCCTCGGTGGAGGCGGAGTTCGCGGCGTTCCGCAAGGACAAGGGCGGCAAGAAGCCGATCTCCCTGTCGTCCGAGCAGGCGCTGTACCAGTACAACAGGACGAAGCCGTCGGAGCCCGCGGTGGCGCTGTACCCGATCGAGGGCACGCTGTCGATGGACTACCCGTTCACCGTCACCAGCAAGGACGCCGCCAAGCAGAAGGGCGCCCGGCTGCTGGAGCAGGCGATGAGCACCGAGGCGACCCGCAAGGACGTCCACGACCTCGGCTTCCGCACCACCGACAGCAAGGCGCCGGCGGGCTTCACCGAGGCGGCCGGGGTCAGCCCGGCCAAGCCGCGGCAGCTGCCCACGCCGAAGAGCGCGGACGTCGCGAAGATCATGCAGGCCTGGTCGAAGCTGTCGCTCGGGCTGCGCATGCTGACGCTGATCGACGTGTCCGGCTCGATGGCGGAGAAGGTCGGCCCCAACACCAACCGGCTGCAGGCCATCGCGCAGGTGTCGCAGGGCGGCCTGTCGATGATGTCGAACGACACCGAGCTCGGCCAGTGGCTGTTCTCCACCAACATGGGCAGCGGCGGCGTCCCGTACCGGGTCACGGTGCCGATCGGCCCGCTCGGCGAGCGGATCGGGTCCAGCACCCGGCGCGGACGCGTCCTCGGGGTGCTGAACCAGATGAAGCCGAAGCCGACCGGCGACACCGGCCTATACCGGACGATGCTGGCCGCGTACAAGAAGATGAACGAGACCTACAAGCCGGAGTTCGGCAACTCGATCCTGCTGCTGACGGACGGCAAGAACGACGACGACGGCGGCCCCACGCTGGCGGACACGCTCAAGCAGCTGAAGGCCATGCAGGACCCGAACAAGCCGATCCAGGTCAACATGATCGGGTTCGGCAAGGGCGTGGACCGCAACGAGCTGGAGCAGATCGCCGCGGTGACGCACGGCAACGTCCAGGTCGCGCAGACCCCGCAGGAGATCTCCAAGATCTTCCTGAAGATGCTGTCCCGCCGGATCCAGTGATCACGCTCCGGTGAGCTTACCGACGCGTCGGGTAGTTCTTGATTTTTTCCGGTCCCCGGTGTCAACCGGGGGCCGGGGCCGCTCGTCAAACAATCGGAGGCCCGACGGGGAGCGGGGCCGTCGGGCCTCCAACTCGCTTTCCCCCCGACCCGGTGACGGGGAAGCGCCCGCCGGACCGAACCGGCGGCGGGAGAGCCCACCGCTCCCTCTTGGATCTTCCAGCCCGTCCCTCACGATGCGGACGAGGAATCCGAACGCAGCCCGCAGGAGGACCTTGTGTCCGGTTGGCCCAGTTTTGAACGCGCGGACGACGAACGTCTGGCGCAGGCGCTGGCCGCAGGAGATCCCAGCGCGCTCATCCAGGTCATGGACCGCTACGCGGCCCGCCTGTACGACTACTGCCACGCGCTGCTTCGCGACCAGGAGCAGGCGGCCGGGGCGCTGCACGACGCGCTGATCGCCGCCTACGCGCACGTCTCCGTGCTGCGCGAGCCAGACCGGTTCCGCGCCTGGCTGTACGCGCTCGTCCGCAACGAGTGCATGCGGCGCCTGCGCGACCCGAACCGGCCCGCCGAACGGCGCGGCGCCCCCGAGGTCGAGGAGGGCTTCCTCGACGAGGCGGAACTCGCCCGCCGGCAGGAGGCCCGGCGGCTCGTCCACAGCGCGCTGGCGACGCTGCGCGGCCGCGAGCGCGAGTCGATCGACCTCATGCTGCGGCACGGCCTGGACACCTTCGAGGTCGGCTGCGTGCTCGGCCTGGACGGGCAGGAGTCCACGGACCTGACCGGCGTGGCCCAGGCCCGCCTGGACGAGGCCCTCGCCGCCGTCCACCTCGCCCGCACCGGACGCAGCGGCTGCCCGGAACTCGCCGGGATCGCCGAAGAGGGCGGCGTCGGCGGCACCCGTCCGCTGCCTCCGCCGGCGGTCCGCGCGCTGGTGCAGCACGTCGCGTCCTGCCCGGTGTGCGGATCCCAGCACGAGCGGACCGCCCCCGCGGCGCGGCTCCTGCAGGTGCTGCCGGTCGCGATGATGCCCACCGACCTGCGCGGGCACGTCATGGCCACCGCCACCGACGCCGCGCTGGCCGGCGACCTCAACTACATCGCGCACCGCGCCGAGCCGCTCGACGAGTGGGGCTGGCCCCTCGTCGTCGACCGCGCCGCCAAGCAGGACGACGGCTCCGAACGGCGCGGCCCGCGCGCGCTCTGGCCGGCGCTGGCGGCCGCGGCGGCGGTCATCGTCATCGTGGCCGGGGCGTTCTACGTCATGTCCGGCCGTGGGGAGACGAGCGCGCAGGGGCCCGCGGGCGGCGCGTCGGAATCGGTGCTC
It encodes:
- a CDS encoding SseB family protein, whose translation is MATVADAWRPTSEFEHRLQETVRAGDQEGYFRLLADSELVVPVPPELVNGVLANETQPSWPTQEEDGRVHVLVYTSASAMRACLGPSYRHFMTVRFGDIAETWPDARWWLAIDAPAHGVGAVLPIEARMPAWFVRQVAEGDGRPPQVGRAPAAWEELRDQHRELPRQSPRPEFQPANDVERELLRAAANNDHDLFLQTLAATDVLLPVPPDLDFALRPGRPGFPWQTREVDGSTVVPVFTSPERLTEASPPGTEYITLPFTVVLRYWPNHDWLLAINSGSPAGGTVLAQQLPGLATWADQRAAQRMTDRFEPQNDIEQRLFDTARRRDTEAFYKILLGAQVLVPADADTPWGIVPGDPEFPWRPIPVHGRTSIQVFTSLKWMNDAIGSSRFIMPSLHEMVTAWPDTEWTLVLNPGTPIDASMPGEQLRTLRLPAAPPSASTPPPPDTPAVPVAPPVPPDASADRGRHAVPPHEDAPAPAPEPARTTDAGHHAGSPHEGVPTGQATTPVPDQTGAHGTDLPRRTPAPSESLLGQPGTNPTPEPPLGGPTGDHNLPQPESPLPGPTSGESGGLTPPQPGSSPPGPADTPAPLAAESGGFPMPPQDAPLPGPAGAESSEPAHPESPLPGPHVPAPPGGESGEPPRPQPESTPPGGESGGFAMPSQDGPPPGLSPAPDAPAAPPAEVAPPPPHDLPSRPVDAPGAPFADTGGHTMPPEAPLSGPTDAPAAPVTGTGGHATPPPESLLGGPTGGSPVPPPGESTGTPSPGEAPGRPADAPPSPPTGPLAPPTGDGGGLPGTGAPSGFGEAGAGAPGGVPAQDGPSSGRDAGAESPYGDFGSADVPAARPVEPVPPAVPGEGEAEAPGARGLRAVAEPEPEPEPAFEPGNRIDQELYEAASSGDSDAFLRVLLNANVLVPIPDEAPLEVTPIQREFRWDAALRDASSVRVFTSLVRLREVLPESRFVYADFRELIGAWPREDWAMLLNPGTRIGASLQGGQVRALSEWAVRVGLVPARPEVPLLPPPRPEPEPEPEPEPARLPSDLDDRVSSPTIMQKVVPHGLVSWYLEQGYDRVGGFVHSTGDVAELQTPGQLYETLGLLYDGSPFSPADDGVYVIRWPAYCPSLYRVPFGGRDEAELAAWGESGWVIERPPFLGGGFAPGSAGSIREYKVDSARLPYGAEMYYLGRDRTERFVAMYDPDRLAWLRPEGSPEGGDGRTEAVQ
- a CDS encoding RNA methyltransferase, whose amino-acid sequence is MADLIPVPDPTDPRLADYVRLRDVNLRKSLEAEHGLFIAEGEKVIRRAIAAGHPVRSLLMARRWADPLADVLADLDAPVYVTDDAAMESVTGFPVHRGALASLERLPLPPVADVLAAARRVVICEDIVDHTNIGAIFRCAAALGVDAAVLAPRCADPLYRRSVKVSMGAVFALPYARMTDWHNDLSLIRDAGFQLLALTPAPDAEPIDDLKPADRRALLLGSEGDGLSSRWLHQADHRVRIPMNETAQERGVDSLNVVAAAAIACYALTRS
- a CDS encoding substrate-binding domain-containing protein yields the protein MSGRHRNDFPDGADGGYDPSRPVFGPANDGSSDWFGARDSQGAPLSQPQAGPQGAPPGASGETPEWFTPRQSSEEPVYGAGGFGGASDAGGYGLGRSGGYPQSEVSGGYPGREPSGGYPQGEPRSSSPKGPPRESSPLAGTGYSEYDAIRSSDGGPSGFFGGGSGSSSGSGGSGGSGGYGGGSGGYDSGSGGYDSGSGGYEYGRRKRKRSATALIGPMAGAVGLALLLGVGVYAFAESGGGCSGDDAMNLSVAAAPDIAPVVEKAAGRFNDGKHKVDGTCVKATVKKVEPSAVTPLLSGQAVSNGSNERPDVWIPDSSLWVSLAQSSAEGDDKGAVVSTKTSLAKSPIVVGLPQSLALQLKKQGITASPSWDNLLKAAGGVAGGAVTKNQMIPAGAVRLVVPDPMKNAAGMGSLMVTSMLLANDPNRDSIFTGIVRTVRESTVPSVEAEFAAFRKDKGGKKPISLSSEQALYQYNRTKPSEPAVALYPIEGTLSMDYPFTVTSKDAAKQKGARLLEQAMSTEATRKDVHDLGFRTTDSKAPAGFTEAAGVSPAKPRQLPTPKSADVAKIMQAWSKLSLGLRMLTLIDVSGSMAEKVGPNTNRLQAIAQVSQGGLSMMSNDTELGQWLFSTNMGSGGVPYRVTVPIGPLGERIGSSTRRGRVLGVLNQMKPKPTGDTGLYRTMLAAYKKMNETYKPEFGNSILLLTDGKNDDDGGPTLADTLKQLKAMQDPNKPIQVNMIGFGKGVDRNELEQIAAVTHGNVQVAQTPQEISKIFLKMLSRRIQ
- a CDS encoding sigma-70 family RNA polymerase sigma factor encodes the protein MSGWPSFERADDERLAQALAAGDPSALIQVMDRYAARLYDYCHALLRDQEQAAGALHDALIAAYAHVSVLREPDRFRAWLYALVRNECMRRLRDPNRPAERRGAPEVEEGFLDEAELARRQEARRLVHSALATLRGRERESIDLMLRHGLDTFEVGCVLGLDGQESTDLTGVAQARLDEALAAVHLARTGRSGCPELAGIAEEGGVGGTRPLPPPAVRALVQHVASCPVCGSQHERTAPAARLLQVLPVAMMPTDLRGHVMATATDAALAGDLNYIAHRAEPLDEWGWPLVVDRAAKQDDGSERRGPRALWPALAAAAAVIVIVAGAFYVMSGRGETSAQGPAGGASESVLDPSSPPDSEEPSDSPTPTQSETPTPTPTTTSATPTPTPSKTRKPTRSSTPRPTFSAPRTGRLSVGSCTIRINGAGSGSCDIGVRAIGGTVTWSVAGATGDISASGGGTLRAGQTGSIHVTGNCTPPGGRGTVRLSTGDTGSVTLICPTNEEPPGPDGG